The Brachyhypopomus gauderio isolate BG-103 chromosome 1, BGAUD_0.2, whole genome shotgun sequence genome includes a window with the following:
- the card19 gene encoding caspase recruitment domain-containing protein 19 isoform X2, translating to MAQLTTRSNLLREGSSASYRNSFHEQLRLDSWFLKSDRRLDTELVDKLILQLNRIYPQILTDKEATKFRDLDVPTCVRLSELLTHLQEKGEEACREFYRALHLHVEEVYFSLPTRLRRRTESLETVLNPAISTTDRFVLNEQGPVFFLSCFSAVVGAALLYYHGDFKTVSGSSSALGLAALGIGRKVRDVLIWYTEDSLSR from the exons ATGGCCCAACTGACCACCAGGTCCAACTTACTGAGAGAAGGATCTAGCGCTTCGTACCGGA ACAGTTTCCATGAGCAGTTACGTTTGGACAGTTGGTTCCTGAAGTCCGACCGTCGTCTGGACACTGAGCTTGTGGATAAACTGATTCTACAGCTTAACAGAATATACCCTCAGATCCTCACTGACAAGGAAGCCACAAAG TTCCGTGATCTGGATGTGCCCACCTGTGTGCGGCTGTCCGAGCTGCTCACACATCTGCAGGAGAAAGGGGAGGAGGCATGCCGGGAGTTCTACCGCGCACTGCACCTGCATGTGGAGGAGGTGTACTTCAGCCTGCCTACACGCCTCCGCCGCCGCACGG AATCCCTGGAGACAGTCCTGAATCCAGCCATCAGCACAACTGACCGCTTTGTGTTGAATGAGCAAG GCCCGGTGTTCTTCCTGAGCTGTTTCAGTGCAGTAGTCGGAGCAGCCTTGCTGTATTACCATGGGG actttAAAACAGTGTCGGGATCAAGCAGTGCTCTGGGTCTTGCTGCATTGGGGATTGGGAGAAAGGTTCGAGACGTTCTCATCTGGTACACAGAGGACAGCCTGAGCAGATAA